Proteins encoded together in one Deinococcus irradiatisoli window:
- the sufD gene encoding Fe-S cluster assembly protein SufD: MTRPLDEHLSQHTGPEWLTAKRKQSFDLFDSLEVPHSGVESWKYTQVEVDFSQLRPHPKREEVADISALPSSVRERLSSTDVGAFLVLDGPDVVYRTELPAELTEKGVIFTDLRSAVEQYPDKVQQYLYSVVPAEVPDDTTIAAPGTTPSKSPDPSEGKFSALAAALWTNGAFVYVPRGVEVELPLGSFRVMSEAGTYTATRTLVVAEDNARVTFIDEQDSDALPGTYAIGAVELVVKDGAQLRYVSIQNWGKGVTHIQRQRGDVGKDATLNSLVVTMGATLSRTEMQSYLRGQGSDSEMLALYFANEDQHFDHYTLQHHAAPNAHSDLLYKGVSDDQSVGVFSGMIKVDLGAQKTDAYQKHRTLMLSSEAQNFSVPQLEINANDVKCSHGSTTGPVDQEQLFFLRSRGIRQELAEKMLVTAFLEDVLGRVPLQSVVKYIEGIIAKKVGAA, translated from the coding sequence ATGACGCGACCCCTCGACGAACATCTGTCCCAACACACCGGCCCCGAGTGGCTGACCGCCAAACGCAAGCAGAGCTTCGATCTGTTCGACAGCCTGGAAGTGCCGCACAGCGGCGTGGAATCCTGGAAGTACACCCAGGTCGAGGTCGATTTCTCGCAGCTGCGACCCCATCCCAAGCGCGAGGAGGTGGCCGATATCTCGGCCCTCCCCTCCAGCGTGCGTGAGCGCCTCAGCAGCACCGACGTGGGCGCCTTCCTGGTGCTCGACGGCCCCGACGTGGTGTACCGCACCGAACTGCCCGCCGAGCTGACCGAGAAAGGCGTGATCTTCACCGACCTCAGGTCGGCGGTCGAGCAGTACCCCGACAAGGTGCAGCAGTACCTCTACAGCGTGGTGCCGGCCGAAGTGCCGGACGACACCACCATCGCCGCGCCCGGCACCACCCCCAGCAAGTCGCCGGACCCCTCTGAGGGCAAGTTCAGCGCCCTGGCCGCCGCCCTGTGGACCAACGGCGCGTTCGTGTACGTGCCGCGCGGCGTGGAAGTCGAGCTGCCGCTGGGGTCGTTCCGGGTGATGAGCGAGGCCGGCACCTACACCGCCACCCGCACCCTGGTGGTGGCCGAGGACAACGCCCGCGTGACTTTCATCGACGAGCAGGACAGCGACGCGCTGCCCGGCACCTACGCCATCGGCGCGGTGGAACTGGTCGTCAAGGACGGCGCGCAGCTCAGATACGTCTCGATTCAGAACTGGGGCAAGGGCGTGACCCACATCCAGCGTCAGCGCGGCGACGTGGGCAAGGACGCCACCCTTAACAGCCTGGTCGTGACGATGGGCGCCACCCTGTCGCGCACCGAGATGCAGAGCTACCTGCGCGGCCAGGGCAGCGATTCGGAGATGCTGGCGCTGTACTTCGCCAACGAGGACCAGCACTTCGACCACTACACCCTGCAGCACCACGCCGCGCCGAACGCCCACTCGGACCTGCTCTACAAGGGCGTCAGCGACGATCAAAGCGTGGGCGTGTTCTCCGGCATGATCAAGGTGGACCTAGGCGCCCAGAAAACCGACGCCTACCAGAAGCACCGCACCCTGATGCTGTCGAGCGAGGCGCAGAACTTCAGCGTGCCGCAGCTGGAGATCAACGCCAACGACGTCAAGTGCTCGCACGGCTCCACCACTGGCCCGGTGGACCAGGAACAGCTGTTTTTCCTGCGTTCACGCGGTATTCGCCAGGAGCTGGCCGAGAAGATGCTGGTCACCGCCTTCCTGGAAGACGTGCTGGGCCGGGTGCCGCTGCAAAGCGTGGTCAAGTATATTGAGGGCATTATCGCCAAGAAGGTCGGCGCGGCCTAA
- a CDS encoding cation:proton antiporter — protein sequence MIAVIALGPSLLGWLSPPAESFLFGSASRPVFAALAQLGVAVFILIVGLELRIQLGSSRTVVGVTLGSLFVPLILGALAALTFLNDQPQTPPWAFVLFIGAALSVTAVPVLALILQDRGLSHTPEASTALSAAAASDVMAWSLLAVVAVGAPGPSLMQRGVALIGLGVWILIIRTTVQQVRRRTSLERLHPVTLIGFTLMAASGSAVASDLAGFHAIIGPLLLGAALPHKAELHQLLEGTLAQTVRAALLPFFYLTVGLALDISAAVSLRATLTLLLAAVAGKVGGVLLGARLTGSGWPEAWRLGVLLNTRGLTELVFLTSGLQLGILPKPLYTSLVVVTLITTLATGPLLDVGRRHLERAETAN from the coding sequence ATGATCGCCGTCATCGCGCTTGGTCCATCCCTCCTCGGATGGCTCTCTCCTCCGGCAGAGAGCTTTCTCTTTGGCAGCGCTTCTCGCCCTGTCTTTGCAGCTCTCGCTCAACTCGGAGTGGCGGTTTTTATCTTGATCGTCGGTCTGGAACTGCGCATTCAATTGGGTAGTAGCAGGACCGTTGTCGGCGTCACCCTCGGCTCGCTCTTCGTTCCCCTGATCCTGGGTGCACTGGCCGCCTTGACTTTCCTGAACGACCAGCCACAAACCCCACCGTGGGCCTTTGTCCTGTTCATCGGGGCGGCGCTGTCGGTCACGGCCGTGCCGGTGCTGGCCCTGATCCTGCAGGACCGTGGACTCTCACACACCCCCGAAGCCAGTACCGCACTTTCCGCTGCTGCGGCCAGCGACGTGATGGCGTGGAGTCTTTTGGCTGTGGTGGCCGTCGGTGCGCCAGGGCCATCTCTGATGCAACGGGGGGTTGCGCTGATCGGCTTGGGGGTCTGGATACTGATCATCCGTACCACCGTGCAGCAGGTGAGACGTCGAACGTCTCTGGAGCGGCTGCATCCGGTCACCCTGATCGGCTTTACCTTGATGGCGGCTTCTGGAAGTGCTGTGGCCAGTGACCTTGCCGGGTTCCACGCCATCATCGGACCACTTCTGTTGGGCGCCGCGCTGCCCCATAAGGCGGAACTGCATCAGCTCCTCGAAGGTACGCTCGCTCAGACTGTTCGGGCGGCCTTGCTGCCCTTTTTCTATCTGACGGTAGGACTGGCACTCGACATTTCGGCGGCAGTCTCTCTGAGGGCAACGCTGACGCTGTTGCTCGCCGCCGTCGCCGGGAAGGTGGGCGGCGTGCTGCTCGGCGCGCGTCTGACTGGCAGCGGCTGGCCTGAAGCCTGGCGCCTGGGTGTGCTGCTCAACACCCGAGGGCTGACCGAACTGGTCTTTCTGACCAGTGGTCTGCAACTTGGAATTCTTCCCAAACCGCTTTACACCTCGCTGGTGGTGGTTACGCTGATCACGACACTGGCCACCGGACCGCTCCTCGACGTAGGCCGACGTCATCTTGAGCGCGCTGAAACGGCAAACTGA
- a CDS encoding N-acetylmuramoyl-L-alanine amidase codes for MTITQLPASPHNFTPGRGGHKVERVIIHVQDGTQKGSIAWFQNPASNVSAHYLIGMDGSVVQMVQEGDTAWQAGNFLVNQTTIGIEHEGQPSKGPWQPSEAQLQASAQLVADICKRYGITPSTTTIIPHSQINPAHRCPGPTWPWARYLGLVAAAVNPQNAHQPSAEDRRTVRLFNPGTNQQVGTGTLISGTDKVYLQPK; via the coding sequence ATGACCATCACCCAGCTTCCCGCCAGCCCCCACAACTTCACGCCGGGACGCGGAGGCCACAAAGTCGAGCGCGTCATCATTCATGTTCAGGACGGCACCCAGAAGGGTTCCATCGCGTGGTTCCAGAACCCGGCCAGCAACGTCAGCGCGCACTACCTGATCGGCATGGACGGCAGCGTGGTCCAGATGGTGCAGGAAGGTGACACTGCCTGGCAGGCCGGGAACTTCCTGGTCAACCAGACCACCATCGGCATCGAGCACGAGGGGCAGCCGAGCAAGGGCCCGTGGCAGCCCAGCGAGGCGCAGCTGCAGGCCAGCGCCCAGTTGGTGGCCGACATCTGCAAGCGCTACGGCATCACGCCGAGTACCACGACGATCATCCCGCACTCGCAGATCAACCCGGCCCACCGCTGCCCTGGCCCGACCTGGCCCTGGGCGCGTTACCTCGGCCTGGTGGCCGCCGCTGTCAACCCGCAGAACGCCCACCAGCCGAGTGCTGAGGATAGGCGCACCGTGCGCCTGTTCAACCCTGGCACGAATCAGCAGGTTGGGACCGGCACGCTGATCAGCGGCACCGACAAGGTGTACCTGCAGCCCAAGTAG
- a CDS encoding TMEM175 family protein produces MTKSRLEAFSDGVLAIIITIMVPFPLRLIGGV; encoded by the coding sequence ATGACGAAATCGAGGCTCGAAGCGTTCTCCGACGGTGTCCTGGCGATCATCATCACCATCATGGTGCCTTTCCCACTACGCCTTATTGGAGGCGTTTAG
- a CDS encoding APC family permease, with product MTLTPKPQPTSSSLKRWLLETSQATPEPEGFYEHEREVQARHHTHPWWQVMCLTGVDYFSTLGYQPGIAALAAGALSPFATLVLVLVTLFGALPMYRRVAGESPHGDGSISMLERLLSFWPSKLLVLALIGFVATGFVITITLSAADAAAHLTENPLLKSILTGKQVLVTLALIALLGAVFLKGFKEAIGIAVVLVTAYLGLTLIVVGKGVQLVVAQPHVITDWWAALSHAYTSPLSLIGAALLVFPRLALGLSGFETGVVVMPLVQGEAGDTEARPAGRIRNARKLLTTAALIMSVFLLTSSVVTTLLIPAPAFQPGGEASGRALAFLAHTQLGEAFGTVYDLSTILILWFAGASAMAGLLNIVPRYLPRYGMAPDWTRANRPLVLVFISIAFLVTLAFQANVDAQAGAYATGVLALMTSAAVAVTLSAFKHREGTLGLMFGVISLIFIYTSVVTVLSQPEGLYIALLFVLGVLVVSITSRISRSTELRTERIDLDEVATTMLLRYRGQPLRFIANRLDAGDIDEYQLKELDVAYATHLPAGDPLLFLEVQVDDASEFSDVVEVKGVQVGSYQILRAQGASVPNALAAFLLHVRDLVGAPPHVYFEWDKDPPVRNALRFLIAGEGDIPPLTHEILRQAEPDAKRRPIVHVGG from the coding sequence ATGACGCTGACCCCAAAACCCCAACCGACATCTTCGTCCTTGAAACGTTGGCTTCTCGAAACCAGTCAAGCGACACCCGAGCCAGAAGGCTTCTACGAACACGAGCGAGAAGTGCAGGCACGGCACCACACCCACCCCTGGTGGCAGGTGATGTGCCTCACCGGGGTGGATTACTTCTCGACACTGGGGTACCAGCCGGGCATCGCGGCACTGGCTGCCGGTGCGCTTTCCCCCTTTGCTACTTTGGTCCTGGTGTTGGTCACCCTCTTCGGAGCGCTACCGATGTACCGCCGGGTGGCGGGTGAGAGTCCGCACGGTGACGGCTCGATCAGCATGCTCGAACGGCTTTTAAGCTTCTGGCCCAGTAAGCTGCTGGTTCTGGCTTTGATCGGTTTTGTGGCCACCGGCTTCGTGATTACCATCACCTTGTCGGCCGCTGACGCCGCGGCTCACCTGACCGAGAATCCGCTGCTTAAGTCCATCCTTACTGGCAAGCAGGTCCTTGTGACGCTGGCCCTCATCGCTTTGCTGGGCGCCGTGTTTCTCAAAGGGTTCAAAGAAGCCATCGGCATCGCGGTGGTCTTGGTCACCGCTTATCTGGGACTGACCTTGATCGTCGTCGGTAAAGGCGTGCAGCTTGTTGTGGCCCAGCCACATGTCATCACCGATTGGTGGGCCGCCCTGAGCCACGCCTACACCTCACCGCTGTCGCTGATCGGCGCGGCGCTGCTGGTCTTTCCGCGTCTGGCGCTGGGCTTGTCAGGCTTCGAGACGGGCGTGGTCGTCATGCCGCTGGTTCAGGGTGAAGCCGGCGACACCGAGGCCCGGCCTGCTGGCCGTATTCGAAATGCCAGGAAACTGCTGACCACGGCCGCGCTGATCATGAGCGTCTTTTTGTTGACCAGCAGCGTGGTGACTACCCTGTTGATTCCCGCACCAGCGTTTCAGCCTGGGGGCGAGGCCAGCGGCCGGGCGCTGGCGTTCCTGGCCCATACCCAACTCGGTGAAGCGTTCGGCACGGTCTATGACCTCTCGACCATCCTGATTTTGTGGTTTGCCGGGGCTTCGGCCATGGCCGGACTGCTGAACATCGTGCCACGTTATCTGCCGCGATATGGCATGGCCCCCGACTGGACCCGCGCCAACCGCCCGCTGGTGCTGGTCTTCATCAGTATTGCCTTTCTGGTGACATTGGCCTTTCAGGCCAATGTCGATGCCCAAGCGGGTGCCTACGCGACCGGGGTGCTGGCGCTGATGACCTCGGCGGCCGTGGCCGTGACCCTGTCGGCCTTCAAACACCGTGAAGGCACCCTGGGGCTCATGTTCGGTGTCATCAGCTTGATCTTTATCTACACCAGTGTGGTCACGGTGCTCAGTCAACCCGAAGGCCTCTACATCGCGCTGCTATTTGTCCTAGGCGTGCTGGTGGTCAGTATCACTTCCCGGATTTCCCGGTCCACCGAACTGCGAACGGAACGGATCGATCTGGATGAGGTGGCCACTACCATGCTGCTCAGATACCGCGGACAGCCGCTGCGGTTCATCGCCAACCGTTTGGATGCCGGGGACATCGACGAGTATCAGCTTAAAGAACTCGATGTGGCTTACGCCACCCACCTGCCCGCCGGGGACCCGCTCCTGTTTCTGGAAGTGCAGGTTGACGATGCCAGCGAGTTCAGCGACGTGGTCGAGGTCAAAGGTGTTCAGGTGGGAAGCTATCAGATTCTGCGTGCGCAGGGAGCCAGCGTGCCGAATGCCCTGGCCGCTTTTTTGCTCCATGTACGGGACCTAGTCGGTGCGCCGCCCCACGTTTACTTCGAATGGGACAAAGACCCACCGGTACGCAATGCCCTACGCTTTCTGATTGCCGGAGAAGGGGATATTCCACCACTCACACACGAAATTCTTCGCCAAGCGGAGCCGGACGCCAAGCGCCGTCCTATCGTTCATGTGGGCGGTTGA